The Fischerella sp. PCC 9605 genome includes the window CGATAAACTTCCCGCACTCGCTCTTCATAATCGTAATCAATTCTCAAGTCTTCGCTGAATTCAGGCAAATCTTCTGCTTGCTCTTTGGTGAACCCTACGGCATAAACGCGGCGATCGCCTTGATCAATTCGGGTACGGCCTACTGGTAGTAATACTTGTTTTCCGAAGATCCAAAAACCAGTATCAATGACCAAATACCGAAAATGACCTGACTCGTCAACTAATATATTTTTAATAGTGCCGACTTTTTCATTATCTCTATCTGAATAGACATCATAACTCTTGATGTCATCACCACCAAAAGAGTGTTGGTAGTTTGAGTCAAATTCCTCAAGTTTGTAAAGAACCATTTTGCAATTCTTCCTGTATTCTAGTCAACTTAATATCTATCGCACCTTCCAAGTGTCAAGCTCAGCTATACAATTAGCTTTTTGCATTCAAGCTAAATCATTTTTACTCACACAAGGGTGGACAAGGCTCGTCACAGGAGAGTTTGGAGCCACTTCTACTATTAAAGCTCTTCGATTTTGATTTACCTTAAAACCAATCTTACTTTGGTTGGTTGCCTGTCAATATCAGGAGTTAACTCAACTAGACGAACACCTAAAGATGGATGCTCCACTTGAAAGGTGGAAGATATAAGTTTAAGTTAGCTAGCAAAAGTGGAAAACTTGTGGAAATTAGGAAATTTCATAAAAAGTACCACTTAAGAAATAGGCTTTAAGCTCGACTATAAATTGCAGAGCCAAGCAAGGTCAGTATCCAATACTTTTCGGTTAATACCAATTCTTCGTGAAGTTGTATAGAATTTTACCCCTCCCCAACCCTCCCCTTACCAAGGGGAAGGGGGGCCCCACTCTGTGGGGATAAGGGGCAGGTGCGCGTTAGCGCGGGTGGGGTTTTTATATGCATCTTCATATTGAATTGGTATAAGACCAAAAACAGGTAGATTGAGAGTTGTACTTAAAACACACGCGGCTAATGCAACTCAAAGAATTTTCGCTGGAATCACTTTTAATAGAATCGGGAGAAGTGCTAAAAGCGATAGAAACAGCGATACCAGCAGAAGCCATTGAGCAAGTATTAGGGCAAACAGACAGTAGAGAGATACGCAAGCGGAAACTGCCATCACACTTAGTGGTCTGTATGGTGATTGCGATGAGTATATGGTCATCGGATTCAATGCGAACAGTCTTAAAAAATCTGGTTAAAGGGCTAAGAATGCAGTGGCTAAAATTAGGGCAGTATTGGCGTGTACCAAGCCCATCATCAATCACCGAAGCAAGGCGAAGAACGAGAAAAAGCTTTGGTGCAGCAAGTTATTACTGAAGGTACTAATTCCTTATTTGGAATTGATCCAGGCAGTACCAACATTACTTTAACAGATGATTCTGAAAACCAGACAACTCATGCTAGGGTAACGTTTTTTATATTGGGTTCAAGTGAAAACTCAATTCAACTAAGAAAGCGATTGCTGGAATTAGCGAATAATAAAATTACTAAGCATCTTCTCAATTATGGAATTAAATTTAAAATGCAAGAACCAACTATCTATGTAGAATCGCCTGTCACGCTCTGAAGCGATGGACAAATAAACCGGAGTAATTCTAGAAAACTTTTAAAACACCAAAGAGCATCACAGCTAGGTAAGCAAAATAGACTCCGTTGAGTGCGAGTACTTCCCAAAACTGGAAACTGTTTTTGTCAGAACCCCAATAAATAAAGGCAGCATATACTATCCCTAGCAATGCCACAAAAGCTAAATTAACGGAAAATATCAATAAGTTGTCTATAAGCAAATTTACCAGTGCCAGTGGAAAGAAAGCCAGTGTCATGGTAACTGTATTGTCGGCAATGACGTTTGTGGTAGCAGCCGTGACTTGACCGCTACGCGCTACACTCCAGGTAGCAAATATTTCTGGTGCAATACTCATGCTAGACGTGATGAACAGTCCACCTATCAGCTTGGAAATTCCTAATAAAGTAACAATATTTTCTGTTGCTGTTACTGTTAAATAAGCACCTAAAGCTAACAAGAGAACACCTAAAATGGCAACAATAATCTCTTTTTTATTCCATCGTACGACTTGACCATCCTGGCGATCGCGCATTATTGCTTGTGCTACATAAACTAAGTAAGCTGCAAACATAATCCAACCGTCAATAGGTTGGAGTCCCCGCCAAGGCTGAGGAAGAGTTAGTACGGCTGCCAATGCGATAATTGCTAGATAAGGCAAGGCTTGTACATATAAAGCCTCTGGTTTAACCTGCATTGAATGTTGACGGCGGCGACTGGACTCAGAAGAGTTTTTGGTACGTTTGCGAGAGGCTATGTATGCAACAGTAACAATTGCCGGCACAGAAATAATATTTGAACCGAGTAAATTGCCCAGTCCAATATCTTTCAAACCGCGAACAGCGCTGGCAACGTTAGTACCTACTTCTGGGCTGGCAGTGGCAAGAGCAATAAAAGCAGCGCCTGCGGCTTCTGATAAACCCCATTGTTGTCGCACTTTTTTGAGCGGTTCAGCTAGTTTGTCTGCTCCCCAGTGCGCCCCCCATGCAGCAGCAGCCAGAACCAACACCCAGAAAAATAATTTCATATCAAAGAAGCAAGGGAAAAAGGCAGCACGCCGAAGCGATCGCATACAGCTAAACCAAATACTATAAGACCAATGAGGAGAAAAACTACATCCCCAAGGTCTAACTTTCCTAATCCACTATTACGTCCCCTCAAAAACCCTCGCATCTCTAATGCTGACATCAGTGTCGGACCACGTCTAAGAACCGCGAACAAAACCGGGAGAGAAATCTTCATCGAATTCCAGATGAAGCGGAAGAAGTGCCTCGGATCTAAGTCAACACCTTTCATCTTCATGGCATCAGCAATCCGGAAAGCTTCGCTGAGGGTAGTGTATAGTAGTCGGTACGACAATCCAACAGCAAAGGCAACCACTCCAGGGAGACGCAAAGAACGCAAACCTCTGGTCAATTCATCCGCGTCCATTGTCGAAAGTAAAGAAATGCTGATGATGATTGAGGCTGTCCATGCCAATACGAGACGCAGTTCGGCGGTGGCTGCTTCCAAGGCTTTGCTAAAGTCCCCTGCCAATAAATCAGCACCTGCTGGAACGAGAATTAGAGTAATAAAGGTCGGGATGTGAATTGCCCATAGCAAAGCTATCCACTTCCAGGGAGTGCGCGACATTGCAGCTAGGATCAGTCCCAAAATAGTTGCCACCATCAGCCATTCCCAGTTTGGGGCTAAAAACAGGTATAAAAACAGCAAAAAGAACAACACAATCTTCACACGCGGATCGCGGCGGTGAATAACCGTGTCTTTATCTTGGTAAAGGACAGGTACGCGAGAGGAAGTCACTTAATTAGTCTCCTTTGGCTAAGAACAACATTTCACAAATTTGTAGCGAATAAAATTCAGGAAAACTCTGCGTACCTCCGCGCTTCCTTTGCGCCCCTCTGCGTTTAAAAACGCTACGATTTTACGCAAAGCTGTACTAAGAACAACAAAGCTTTGAAACAAGTTCCTCACACGTCAACGCATCGACGCCAAGGTGTTGAGCCAGTTGAGCAACGCGCGGTAGATGTACGTGCAACTCTTGCAGCCGATCCCAATTATCCTGGGCGAACACGTTCCTGACTGAACCTTGCAGTACTACTCTTCCCTGGTTTAAAACCGTTACCGTGTCAGCAGTTTCACAAACAAAATCAACGTTGTTACTGACCAGTAACACTGCTTTTCCTTTCTGTGTCAGACGTGAGAGCAACTTGGCAATTTTTTGGCGTGATGATGCACCCAAACCAACTGTGGGTTCATCGAGAATAAGCACCTTTGGGTCTACGACGAGTGCTGCG containing:
- a CDS encoding sodium:calcium antiporter; this translates as MRSLRRAAFFPCFFDMKLFFWVLVLAAAAWGAHWGADKLAEPLKKVRQQWGLSEAAGAAFIALATASPEVGTNVASAVRGLKDIGLGNLLGSNIISVPAIVTVAYIASRKRTKNSSESSRRRQHSMQVKPEALYVQALPYLAIIALAAVLTLPQPWRGLQPIDGWIMFAAYLVYVAQAIMRDRQDGQVVRWNKKEIIVAILGVLLLALGAYLTVTATENIVTLLGISKLIGGLFITSSMSIAPEIFATWSVARSGQVTAATTNVIADNTVTMTLAFFPLALVNLLIDNLLIFSVNLAFVALLGIVYAAFIYWGSDKNSFQFWEVLALNGVYFAYLAVMLFGVLKVF
- a CDS encoding energy-coupling factor transporter transmembrane component T family protein, whose translation is MTSSRVPVLYQDKDTVIHRRDPRVKIVLFFLLFLYLFLAPNWEWLMVATILGLILAAMSRTPWKWIALLWAIHIPTFITLILVPAGADLLAGDFSKALEAATAELRLVLAWTASIIISISLLSTMDADELTRGLRSLRLPGVVAFAVGLSYRLLYTTLSEAFRIADAMKMKGVDLDPRHFFRFIWNSMKISLPVLFAVLRRGPTLMSALEMRGFLRGRNSGLGKLDLGDVVFLLIGLIVFGLAVCDRFGVLPFSLASLI